Within the Candidatus Nealsonbacteria bacterium CG07_land_8_20_14_0_80_39_13 genome, the region ATATATCCTGAAATCCATCTAAAGGATGAGCTGTTACAAAAAGACCGAGAAGTTCTTTTTCCCATTTTAATTTTTCGTGTTCGGAAATAGGCTCAATTTTATCCAAGCGGAATTCAGTATTGTTTTTTTTCTCGCTTTCCATCGCCCCAAAAAGGCTTTTCTGCCCGTTGGACTTCATTTTTTTGTTTTCTCTGCCATACTCAAGCAACCTTTCTACATTATGTAAGAGTTGTCCCCGCTCGCCGAATTTTTCAAAAGCCCCTGCCTTGATCAGGCTTTCCAATGATTTTTTATTAAGATCTTTTGATCTGGCGCTGACGCGGTCAACGAAATCAAATACTGAATTATAGGGTCCGGAGCTTTTTCTCTCTTGGATGACTGTTTCCATTATATTTTCGCCGACATTTTTTATCGCCAAAAGTCCGAAGCGGATTTGTTTGGGGGGGACAACGGTAAAATTCTGCAAGCTTTCATTTATATCCGGAGGAAGAACTTCAATTCCCATGCTTTTGGCCTCTGATATCAGGAAGCCGATTCTTTCCGTATCGTTTCTTTCTGAAGTTAAAAGAGAGGCTGTAAATTCAGTTGTGAAATGAGCCTTCAGATAAGCGGTTTGGTAGGCAATCATAGCGTAGCAGGTGGCATGGGATCGATTGAAAGAATAGTGGGCGAATGGTTCTATCCAATGCCATATTTTTAAAGCGACGCTTTCGTTGATGCTGTTTTTCTTCATCCCGTCAACGAATTTTTTCTTCTGTTCCATCAGAAGTTTTTCAATTTTTTTGCCGATGGCTTTTCTTAAGACATCAGCTTCAGGCATGGAAAAGCCGGCCAAGTCCTGGGCGATTTTCATAATTTGCTCCTGGTAAACGGGGATGGAATAGGTGCTTTCCAGAATCGGTTTCAATTTCGGATGGAAATAAGTAAGGTCTTTTTGTCCGTGCTTGCCGGCAATATATTCCGGAATAAGAGCCATCGGCCCCGGACGATATAAGGCAACCATAGCGATAATATCTTCAATATTACTCGGTTTTAATTGTTTTAGGTATTTTCTCATTCCCTCGCTTTCCAGCTGGAATACTCCGACCGTAAGCCCTCTTTGGAGAAGTCTATAAGTTTTTTCATCGTCAAGAGGGATGTTTTCCAAATCAATATTCTTTCCTTGAACCTTGTATATTCTGGAAAGAGTGTCTTCGATAATGGTCAGGTTTTTTAATCCCAAGAAATCCATCTTCAATAATCCCAAGTCAGCCACAGCATGCATTTCGTATTGAGTGACAATGATTTTATCGTTTTGGGTCGGATGCTGCAAAGGAATAATTTCGTCCAAGGGCTGATTAGAAATAACAACCCCGCAGGCATGAGTAGAGGCGTGTCGGACAACCCCCTCCAATCTTTTAGCCAGATCAATCAGCTTGCGGGCTTTTTGGTTTCCCTCGTAAAGTTCCCGGAATTTAGTTACGCTGGCCAATGTTTTTTCCAAATCAAGGCCGAAAGGAATCATTTTCGCCACCACATCGCAGTAGCTGTACTCATATCCCAAAACCCTTCCCACGTCTCTGATTCCGGCTCTGGCGGCTATTGTTCCGAAGGTGATAATTTGAGCTACCTTATCTCGACCGTATTTTTCAGAAACATATTCAATTACTTCATTTCTGCGCCGGTCGTTGAAATCAAGGTCAATATCAGGCAGTCCTTCAGCTCTTCCCGGATTTAAAAATCTTTCAAATAAAAGATTGTATTTTAAAGGGTCAACGTTAGTGATGTTGACGAGGAAGGAAACCAAAGAGCCGGCCACCGAACCTCTTCCCGGTCCGACCACGATTCTGTTTTTTTTGGCCCAATTGACGAAATCTTGGACTATCAGAAAGTAAGAAGCCAGCCCCATTTTTTGGATAGCTGAAAGTTCGTATTCCATTCTTTCCAGAATCTTACTTCTATCTCCTTCCGGATACCTTTTTTCCACCCCTTCAAGGCAGAGTTCCCGTAAGTATTCGTCAGGGGTTTTTCCTGAAGGGACTTCAAATTTAGGCAATTTTATCTCCCCCAATTTGAATTCAAAATTGCAGGCCTCGGCGATTTTCCCGGTGTTTTCAATCGCTTCCGGAGTTTCCTTGAAGTCTTCAGCCATTTGCTCCGGCGTTCTGAAGGAAAAATCGTCTTTAATCAGGGTTCTTCTTTCCGGGTCGTTAAGATTAGCGCCGGTATTGATAAGCATCAGTACATCCTGGACTTCAGCGTCTTCCGGTTTCAGATAATGGACATCGTTTGTGGCCACCAGAGGGATATCCAATCTTTTGGAGAGAGCGATTAATCCTTCGTTAGCTTTTTCTTGGCCATCAAGGTTTTTATGTTTTTGTAGTTCCAGATAAAAATTTTCTTTGCCGAAAATTTCTTGGTATTTGAGGGCGGTTTTTTCCGCTTCGTCCATTTTATTATTAATAATCATCCTCGGGATTTTCCCTTGAATACAGGCGGAGAGGGCGATCAATCCTTCTGAATATTGGGATAATAATTCTTCGTCAACTCTTGGTTTGTAATAGAACCCTTTTAGGTGAGATTGGGTTATTATTTTTACTAAATTTTTATATCCTTTTTCGTTTTTGGCCAATAAAATCAAATGGTATCTTTTGTCGTCAATGTTCGGCCTCTCCTGGCGCATGCTTTCAAAGGCAACATAAACCTCACAGCCGATTATCGGTTTAATACCCCTTTCTTTAGCTTTTTTACAGAACTCAACAGCCCCGTAAATATTGCCGTGGTCGGTTAGGGCGACTGAATCCATTCCTAATTTTTTGGCGTAATCCAAAAGCTGGTCAATCTTGGGCAGGCCGTCAAGGAGAGAGTAATGAGAGTGCACATGCAGATGAGTAAATTTCTTATTCATGGCAGTATTTTAGCACTTTAACATTCTAATGTTAAAATTTTCGCAATAAAAAACGTTGAATTAAATCAACGTTGAATGTATTTTTCCATTATTTCGGCAAATGGAATTTTCTCCGTACTTGCACTTCGCGAATTTTCCCAAAACATGTCGCGTATATCTTTTTCTTTCTTGGCGTAAATGTTTAAAGAAAAATAGCATTTATAATTAGCTTCGCCATTTTTAATTTTTATTTCTATATCAATAAATTTCATTCTTAAGAATTTCTTAAGTTCGATTAATTCTTTTCTTGGAATGGCAAAAAATACTTTGCTTTCGTAATCGTCGTCGTTTAGTTTATTTATCAACTTTTTAATTTTTAGCCAGGACGTTTCCCCTTCGGATATGCCTTTCTTCGGAAAGAGATAGATGCTGTTTTCTTCAGAAAGTTTCAAGATGAGGTAGGGAAATGGCATGATGGTTATCTTTCTATATTCACTATCGGTGATACTAACTTTTTCATCAACCGTCTTATATCGTAGAACTCCCCTTATTCCCGTTGTTTGGGTTAACGTGAGATGTTCTCTTTGGCAGAATTCATCTATATCAACCATCTTCTTTTTGAAATTTTCTCCAAGTTGCGTCTTTAATACTCTTTCCACAGAATTTATAAGAGTCTCGTATTCGTTATTTTCGGATACATTCAAACTAAAATTCCCCCATATTTTTTTTGCGACGATTTTGTTGTCAACACCGTTGTTTGACGGTAGTCGAAAAACAATTTTCATTTTTTCTTTCATTTTTTGGTTTTTTCTTTTTTTAAGGTGCTTATCGCACTTTTTTGACGGGATTATTATTTCCCTTGCCCCTTAATTACCATAAAAATAAGTCAGACGTCAAATTTTCATGAGCCATTTCAAATTTTTTAGCAATTTTACAGGGATTTTACAGGGGTCAGACCCCTGTAAATTCCGCAGTGGTCAGACCCCTGCAAATTGTACCCCTGTAAATTGTTTGAAGAGGCCTATGTTGACGGGCCTATGTTGACGTCAGACGTCAACGCTTACGTCAACGCTTATATCTTGTTAGTATGGTAAAATGGTTTTATGAGATACCCTAATTTAAATGAAGAAAAAAAGTTGTGGAAAAGCGGATATAAGTACGTAGTGGGGTTGGATGAGGCCGGAAGGGGACCGCTTGCGGGGCCGGTTGTGGCTGGAGCGGTAATGTTAAAAAATTACAAATTTCAAATTTCAAATTTCAAATTTCTAAAAGAGATGCGAGGGGTGAAAGATTCAAAGAAATTATCGGCGAGAAAGAGAGAAGAGATTTATGAAGTCCTGACGAATCATCCGGCGATAGAATGGGGGGTTGGCCGGGTTTCTGAAAAAATAATTGATAAGATAAATATCTTGGAGGCGACGAAACTGGCAATGATAAAAGCAATAAAAAAATTTAAAGTTGATTTTCTGATTATTGATGGAAATTTTAAAATAAAAAAAGATATTCCGCAGAAATCAATAATAAAAGCAGATGCTAAAGTTTTTTCCTGCGCCGCCGCCAGCATTATCGCCAAAGTGACAAGGGACAGGATAATGGAGAAAGAGCATAGAAAGTATCCGAAATATAATTTCGCCAAGCACAAGGGTTATCCGACGAAAGAGCATTATAAAGCCATAAGGAAAAACGGCTGTTGCAAGATTCACCGAAAAACCTTCCGTTTGGAAAATTAGGCGCATGGGGTTGTAAGATTTAATTTTATATGATAATCTATAATAAATTAAAAATTTTAAGAAATTATGCCAGTTCCTAAACAAAGACATACCAAATCAAAAAGAAACAGGAGAAGGTCCCATATTAAGCTTACTATTCCGACCTTAAATAAGTGCCCAAAATGCGCTAAGCCTGTCTTGCCTCATGTTGCTTGCTTAAGTTGCGGTTTTTATAAAGGGAAAGAAGTTATTGACGTGATGAAAAAATTAACTAAAAAAGAGAGGAAGGCAAAGGAAAGAGAAATGGCGGAAAAAGAAGCTGAAGCCAAGAAAGATAAACCATTAACAGCGGAAGAACTCTCTAAAAATTAATTATGGCAAGTAGGCATTTGTCTAGAAGCATAGTTTTACAGGCTCTTTACGAGTGGGATTTTTTCAATAAAAAGAATAATCTGGAGAAGATAGTTGAGAAAGATATTGAGGAAATGGGGCCGGGATTGGAAGACAAGAGTTTTATTTGGGAATTGACCGCCGGAGTAGTGGAAAATTTTGAAGCCCTTAATAAGATAATTGAACAGGCGGCTCCGGAATGGCCAGTTGATCAGATCAGTATCGTTGACAGGAATATTTTAAGAATCGGCTTGTATGAGCTTTTATATGGAAGTAAAGAAGCTGTTCCCCCTAAGGTGGCCATTAACGAATCAATAGAGTTGGGGAAAACATTCGGTGGAGAGAATTCAGGGAAATTCATAAATGGTGTTTTAGGGACAGTCTATAAACAAGCGGGGATAACTGAACCCGATGAAAAAGATGAGGATAATGGAGATAATGAAAAAAAAGATGATGATGAAAAAATTTGAAAAATTTGAAAAAGAAATTGGCGTTAATTTCAAGAATAAGGATTTACTGACTCAAGCTTTCTGTCACAGATCTTATCTGAACGAAAATACGGATTTTAACTTGAGCAATAACGAGAGGTTGGAATTTTTGGGAGACGCGGTTCTGGAGTTGATAATAACGGAGAATCTCTACGTTAATCAACCGGAAAAATCGGAAGGTGAATTGACGAACTGGAGAGCGGCTTTGGTGAATACAAATATGCTTTCAAAAATTGCCGGCGAGCTCGGATACAATGACTTTCTTTTGCTATCCAAAGGAGAGGAAAAGGAAAAGGGAAAGGCAAGGCAGTGTATCTTAGCTAATACATTTGAAGCTGTTTTGGGAGCAATTTACCTTGATCAGGGGATAGAAGTCTGCCGGAAATTCATTGAAAAAAATTTACTCAAGGAATTGTCCAATATTGAAAAAAACGAACTTTTTAAAGACGATAAGTCGCGTTTTCAAGAAGAGTCTCAAGAAAGGGCAGGCATTACTCCCATTTATAAGGTTCTGGGAGAAGAGGGGCCTGACCATGACAAGGTCTTTACTATTGGGGTTTTTCTTGATAAAGAATTAGTAGCTAAGGATACCGGCTCGTCAAAGCAAGAAGCAGAGATAAAAGCGGCTAAAAAGGCATTAGAGGTAAAAAATTGGAAATAATTAAATAAATTTCAAATATTATGTTGGTAATTCGCTTGCTTCGCAAAGGAAGGAAAAATCAGCCTTTCTTCAAAATTGTGGTTACGGATAAAAAGAATGCTCCCCGAGGAGGACGTTTTGTTGAGGAGGTTGGTTTTTGGAACCCTAAGACAAAAGAAAAAACATTGAACGGAGACAGAATAAAGCACTGGATTTCTATGGGCGCAAAGCCTTCGGAAACAGTCTACAATCTTTTAATTGTTGGAAAGATCATTGAGGGCAAAAAAACAGCAGTTCATAAAAAATCTAGGCCAGAGGCCCATCGTCCTCTGGACGACAAGAAGAAGCCGGCTGAAGGAGGAACTGCCCCTGTTGCGGAAGCCAAGAAAGAAGAGAAACCTGCGGAAGCCGTAGCTCAATAGGAAAGTTGACAATTGTTTTTGAAAAGATAAAATATAAACAGATAAAGGTCGAGACACTTAGAAGATTAAAAGAAAAAGAAAAACCTTTTTGAAATTATGACAAAAGAAGCCAATGACAAAGAATTTCTTGAGTATATGGTTAAGGCATTAGTTGATCACCCTGAAGATGTCGTTGTTGACCGAAAGGTTGACGAGATGGGAGTTTTGCTTTCTTTGAAGGTAAACTCTGAAGATATGGGTCAAATCATCGGCAAAGCCGGTTCTATTGCCAGATCAATCAGGAGCTTAGTCCGGATTGTCGGCCTCAAGAATCACGCTCGGGTTAACTTGAAAATAGAGGAACCTGAAGGCGGAAGAACTTCAGCTCCTTCTCACAGCGCAGTTAAAAAAGAGACAGGAGATTTTGAAGAACTTAGCCTGTAAGTAATTTATTTACCGGACAAGGAAAACCGTGCTATCATCAATGATTGACAGCGCGGTTTTCATTTAAAGATATGAGGTTTGATATCATCACAATTTTTCCTAATATTTTTGATTCTTATTTAAAAGAGACTTTTATAAAAAAAGCTCAAGATAAGAAAATAATTAATATCAAAATCCACAATTTAAGGGATTGGGCTTTTGATCGCCATCAAACCGTTGACGGCCGGCCTTTCGGTGGAGGATTGGGAATGGTCATCAAACTGGAGCCGATATACAAAGCCGTCTCCAGTTTGATTAAATGTAAAGCTAAAAACGAAAAACTAAAAATAAACCGGAAAACTAAGGTTATACTCTTTACGCCGAGGGGAGAGAAGTTTAACCAGCAGATGGCTTATAAATTGAGCAAATTTGACCGATTGATAATGATTTGCGGCCGTTATGAGGGGGTTGATGAAAGAGTGGCCGAACATATAGCTGACGTTGAGATTTCAATAGGGGATTACGACCTGATGGGCGGGGAATTGCCGGCTATGATAGTAATGGAAACAATAACGAGGTTGAAACCGGGAGTTATTGGTAAGCCTGAATTTCTCAAAGAGAGAGTCGCTAAGAATAAAAAATTTCTTGAGTATCCCCAATACGTCAGGCCGGAAGTATTTTTGCCTGATAAGAAGTCAAGAGGTTGGAAGGCGCCTAAGGTTTTGCTGTCGGGCAACCACAAAGATATTGAAGCCTGGAAGGCGGAACACGGAAAGGAGATTGGAAATTAAATGATTTTGTGTTAAGTTTATATTTACGGGTAGGTACCAAAGCGGCTAAATGGGTGTGGCTGTAAACCACATGACTTCGGTCTTCGGGGGTTCAAATCCCTCCCTACCCACAGCAAATTTTGCTATTGCAAAATTTGCTCCCTAAATACAAATTATACGCATAAATTACAAGTAGCTTGAAGAATTAAAATAATCGAAATTATGTAAAATAGATTATGGAGAAGAACATTAACATTTGCAAATCAATGGCGTATAAAGAAAAACAGGCGAAAATTACTAGAGAAAATTGGGGAAAAGGAGTTTATGATTTTCGGATCAAACAAGAGGAGAGGCGATGCGCAAGAAAGGGGTGTAGATTAATTTTCAAAGCACAACCATCAGACGTCAAGAAATTTTGTTCTCGTAGTTGTGCGGCAAAGGTTAATAATCCAAAACGCGCTAAAATTAATTTTACTGACAAGGAAAAAATCAAAAAATTATATAGAAAAGGATTTTCAATGATGGAAATTTCTCAAAAATTAGGCTATAGCTACAATGCGGTTGTATATTGGATGAAAAAACTTAAAATTCCCTGTCGCAGCGTAAGTGATGCCCTATACCAAAAGTTAAATCCAAAAGGAGACCCCTTTAATATAAAGAAAAATTTGACGCCGGAAGACCAGAGATTATTCGGGTTAGGAATGGGAATTTATTGGGGAGAAGGGAATAAGCTTAATAAGCATAGCGTGAGGTTGGGAAATTCCGATCCAAAACTCATAAAGTTATTTCGTGATTTTTTAATCAAGATATGCGGCGTTAAAAAAGAAAAATTCTTATATAATCTTCTTTTGTTCAATGATGCGAGCAAAAACAAAGCGCTTAGTTTCTGGAATAAAGAGCTTGGACTTGCTTCGGGTCAAATAAAATCGGTTACTTCTCTAAAACCAAGAGGGAAAGGAACATATAAGAAAAAGAGCATGACAGGGGTATTGACTATTGAAGTCGGGAACGTCAAACTTAAAAAAGAGATAGACAAGATGCTTGAGGCGTTATGTAAATAGGCCTGAGTAGCTCAGACAGTTAGAGCACATCATTGGTAATGATGAGGTCAGCGGTGCGACTCCGCTCTCAGGCTCAGGATAAGCGAAAATTATCAATTTTAGTCAAAGGTTGATCTGCCCTTGGTGGAAAATTAAAAATATCAATTAAAAAAATATGGCAACAAAGAAAAAACCATTCGTAAAATTACAGTGCTCGGAGTGCAAGGAAGTTAATTACTACACTCACAAATCAAAGGGGATAGCGACGGAGAAACTGGAATTGAAAAAATTCTGCAGTTCTTGTCGCAAGAGCGTAGTCCACAAAGAAGCCAAGAAATAAAAATAGAAAAGTACGTGGGGGCGTGCTTAGGGGCATAGTTTAGTGGTAAAACAGTGGTCTCCAAAACCACGGACGGGAGTCCGATTCTCTCTGCCCCTGCCAATGAATGCGCGGGTTCGTCCCGTCATCCGACGGGACGCCCAGTCGTATGACTGGGCGAGTCCTGGCGCCCCCGCAATGTAATAAATTTTTCTTTCGGAAAAATTTAAACATTGCTGTGGCGTTTAAATTTTCAAAGAAAATTTATTACGCCACGCATTTCCAAAAGCATACATCGTGGAGTCAGACCCCACGATGATAATCTTTGTTAAAATTTTTAGCGCAGAATTATGGAGACCGGGTCTCCGTAATTCTGGATAATTACGCTTCGGCGGAGTTTTTTGTTTTCAAATAACGGTGAGGCGGGAAGGGGAGTTTACAGGGGTCAGACCCCTGCGGAATCTACAGGGGTCAGACCCCTGTGAAAACCCCTGTGAAATTTGTTTGTTGAGAAAGCAATTATTTTGCTTTCAGTGGAGAGGTTTTTTTGATAGAATAAATTTATGAAAAAACAGAAATTTTATGCTTACTCGGCTGATGGGAAAACAGGCATAGCTGATGACTGGCCATCTTGCGAAAAAATCGTTTCCGGAATTCAGGGCGCCAAGTTCAAGGGCTTTCTGACCGAAGCTGAAGCTAAGATGTGGCTGGAAGCCGGAGCGGATTACAAGATTAAACACTTAACCACTGAAAAGGGGATCTATTTTGACGCCGGAACAGGAGCCGGCCACGGGGTTGAGATTAATGTAACCGATGAAAAGGGAACAAGCTTACTGGATAAAGTTTTACCGGACACCCATATAAATCATCGCGGCCACCACTGGATTTTTAAAGATGTAACTAATAATTTTGGCGAATTACTGGCCTGCAAATACGCCTTGCAGATTGCGTTAAAGGAGGGGATTAAGGATGTTTTCGGCGACAGTAAGTTGATTATTGAGTTTTGGTCTAAGGGGTATGTAAAAAAAGAAAATATTCATCCGGAGACAATTGCCTTAAGCGCTGAAGTTAAAAAACTAAGATATGATTTTGAGAAATCAGGAGGGAAGATAGGGCGCGTTCCCGGCTCCGGCAACCCGGCCGATTTAGGTTTCCACAAAGGCTAACCATATTAAATTTCAAATTTCAAATTACAAATTTCAAAAACCATGGAGGAGATAAAGATAGATAAATTGATACGCTCCAAGAGAAGGAGCATCGCCTTAATCGTCTCGTCCGAGGCGACTCTTATTGTCCGAGCGCCAATGAGAACGACTTTGGAATATATTGAAGGTCTGGTTTTTGAAAAAAGGGCTTGGATAAAAAAGAAAAAGGATCAAATTTTAAAAAATAGCTGGCCGGCTAAAAAATGCGAAGAATTATCTCAAGAAAAGGCACTGGAGAAAATAACCGAAAGAGTGAATTTTTACAGTCGGATTACCGGTTGGAAATTTAAGTCCGTATCAATTACCAAGGCCGAATCAAGATGGGGCTCCTGCGGACCGAATAATTCAATTAATTTCAGTCGGCGGTTGATTATGGCGCCCATTGATGTTATTGATTATGTAGTTGTTCATGAATTGGCTCATATAGCGGAGAAAAATCATTCAAAAAAATTTTGGGACAAAGTGGAGGCAATTTTGCCTGATTATAAAGAAAAAAGAAAATGGTTAAAAGAAAAAGGCCATAATCTAAAAATATAAGCATATGGAAGAAATTTTTTTAGACGCTTTAATGGATTCATTTAAAATGGTTCCATTATTGTTAATAATTTATATCGGAATAGAGTTGATTGAATATAGATTCGGGAACAGGATAAGGGAGAAAATCCAAAAAGCCGGAGCGGTAGGTCCGGCAATAGGGGCGATAGCCGGGAGTTTTCCTCAATGCGGTTTTTCGGTTGTCGCCACAGCTTTGTATACCCAAAGATTAGTTACTGTGGGGACGCTAATGGCTGTTTATCTTTCCACTTCCGATGAAGCTATCCCGATAATTTTAGCCCAGCCGGACAAAACCGGAATTATTTTACCTTTAATTTCAACGAAGATTTTCATCGCCTTAATGGCCGGATACGCTATTGATTCGGCCTTCAGAAAAGAAAACAAAAAAATACTGGCTCATATTGAATCGTATGCGCATAGCAAAGATGATAAGGATCATCATCACGAGTCAGTAATAGAAGAAAAAGCCTGTTGCGGGCACAGCGCTAGCGCCTTGGCTAAAGGATTCAATCCGAAAGAGATATTTTTTCATCCTGTAATTCACACTTTTAAAATTTTCGTTTTTATTTTTGCCGTTTCGTTCCTGATCAACTTCGCTATTTTTCAAATAGGCGAAGAGGCGTTTGGTAAGTTATTTTTAAGCAATAGCTTTCTTCAGCCATTTTTAATGGGATTAGTCGGACTGATTCCGAACTGCGTCGCTTCTGTTGCTATAACTCAATTATATCTTGGGGGATTGATTTCTTTCGGTTCGGTTATTGCCGGATTATGCGCCAGCGGGGGATTGGGGATACTGGTTTTATTCAGGGAGGAAAAAGACAAGAAAAATGTGTTCAGGATTTTACTCCTGCTCTTCGGCATAAGCGTCTCCTCCGGTCTGATAATCCAACACCTTTTTTAGCTTTTAATTGGTTTTAAAGTTTGATAAAATGTTATTAAATTATAAATTTAAGAAAATCGGCCAGGGGCATCGGCCAGAGGCCCCAGCCAAAGGCTCCAGCCAAAGGCTGGTCAGCCTCTGGCCGAGGTCAGCTTCTGGCCGAGATAGTCCTCTGGACTAAAAAATATGGATGAAGAAAATAAGAAAAACAAGAAAGGTTGGGCGGGGAAAATCGCGGTTTTGGTTGCTATTATAATAGTGGCTTATTTTGGTCTTTCTCAAACAATTTTTAAGCAAAAAGAGACAGGATTTAGGGTCGTGAAAGCGGAGATGAGAAATATTGTTCAGGAAATATCAGAGACAGGGACAGTTAAAAAAGGGGAAGAAACAAGACTGTCTTTTAAAAATGGAGGACGGATAGAAAAAATTTGGGTCAAAGCCGGAGATAATGTTGTTAAGGGAGAGGCTTTGGCGAAAGTTGACATAAGTGAAGTATCAATAAAGCTTTCCGAAGCCAAAGCTAATTTATTATTTGTTAAAGCAAAATTGGAGAAATTGATGGCCGGCGCGAGCAATGAGGAAAAAGCCAGCGCTGAAACAGCGGTTTTGAACGCCGAAACAGCAGTTAAAAACGCAGAACATAATTTGGAAAATATAAAAGCTTCAGCTGAAAATAATCTCCTTGACACACAAGAAGACGCTAAGATTGTTTTAAACTCCGCTTATTTGACTATAAGCAATTCTTTTAATGTTGCTGATTTGATAGAGAGAACTTATTTTTCCGCTAACGATCAGGAGGGGATATTGGTCAGGGAAAGCGTTGAAAAAATAGAAAAATTCTTATCCGTTGAGAATGACCTTGCTAAAATGGAGGGGAATCTTAATATTGTATCTGATGCGTTAAAGAAAATCAGGGATATCTGCGAAGAAACGAAGTACAGAAATATTGTTTCTTCAACCGATAAGGCTTCTTTGGATACTCAAAGGACGAATATAAACACAGCCTTAACCAATGTTGTTAATTCCGAGCAGGCAATTTCCTCTGTTAAATTAACCAATGAATATAATATTAATTATGCGGGAACATCTCTCTCTTCGACTAAGGGAACCTTGGCCTCCGCTCAAAACAGCTTAGCTCTGCTGATAGCTCCGCCTCGCCAGGAAGATGTTAATTCTTACAAGGCTCAAGTAGTTCAGGCCGAAAGCAGTGTTGCTCTTTTGGAAAACCAGCTGAAAGAAGCTGTTTTGAGAAGTCCGTCTGACGGTCAAATAATAAGGGTTGAGGGAAAAGAGGGAGAGATGCAGGTGGCCGGAAGCCTCGCTATGTCTTTCTTGCCGACAGCCTTGTTTGAGATTGAAGTGAATATCTATGAAGAGGATATTGCTAAAATAAATCTTGGCGACCCGGCTGGTATTTCGCTGATAGCTTTTCCGG harbors:
- a CDS encoding DNA polymerase III subunit alpha, with protein sequence MNKKFTHLHVHSHYSLLDGLPKIDQLLDYAKKLGMDSVALTDHGNIYGAVEFCKKAKERGIKPIIGCEVYVAFESMRQERPNIDDKRYHLILLAKNEKGYKNLVKIITQSHLKGFYYKPRVDEELLSQYSEGLIALSACIQGKIPRMIINNKMDEAEKTALKYQEIFGKENFYLELQKHKNLDGQEKANEGLIALSKRLDIPLVATNDVHYLKPEDAEVQDVLMLINTGANLNDPERRTLIKDDFSFRTPEQMAEDFKETPEAIENTGKIAEACNFEFKLGEIKLPKFEVPSGKTPDEYLRELCLEGVEKRYPEGDRSKILERMEYELSAIQKMGLASYFLIVQDFVNWAKKNRIVVGPGRGSVAGSLVSFLVNITNVDPLKYNLLFERFLNPGRAEGLPDIDLDFNDRRRNEVIEYVSEKYGRDKVAQIITFGTIAARAGIRDVGRVLGYEYSYCDVVAKMIPFGLDLEKTLASVTKFRELYEGNQKARKLIDLAKRLEGVVRHASTHACGVVISNQPLDEIIPLQHPTQNDKIIVTQYEMHAVADLGLLKMDFLGLKNLTIIEDTLSRIYKVQGKNIDLENIPLDDEKTYRLLQRGLTVGVFQLESEGMRKYLKQLKPSNIEDIIAMVALYRPGPMALIPEYIAGKHGQKDLTYFHPKLKPILESTYSIPVYQEQIMKIAQDLAGFSMPEADVLRKAIGKKIEKLLMEQKKKFVDGMKKNSINESVALKIWHWIEPFAHYSFNRSHATCYAMIAYQTAYLKAHFTTEFTASLLTSERNDTERIGFLISEAKSMGIEVLPPDINESLQNFTVVPPKQIRFGLLAIKNVGENIMETVIQERKSSGPYNSVFDFVDRVSARSKDLNKKSLESLIKAGAFEKFGERGQLLHNVERLLEYGRENKKMKSNGQKSLFGAMESEKKNNTEFRLDKIEPISEHEKLKWEKELLGLFVTAHPLDGFQDILLKYTTPLSKIKNYIGGTKVKVGGVIGAIKKIITKTGKPMLFLNIEDADGKLEIVVFPKIMEKNPQLFQENKIVIIVGSVDFRGDSPKVICDEARELTKKP
- a CDS encoding ribonuclease HII; this translates as MRYPNLNEEKKLWKSGYKYVVGLDEAGRGPLAGPVVAGAVMLKNYKFQISNFKFLKEMRGVKDSKKLSARKREEIYEVLTNHPAIEWGVGRVSEKIIDKINILEATKLAMIKAIKKFKVDFLIIDGNFKIKKDIPQKSIIKADAKVFSCAAASIIAKVTRDRIMEKEHRKYPKYNFAKHKGYPTKEHYKAIRKNGCCKIHRKTFRLEN
- a CDS encoding 50S ribosomal protein L32, producing the protein MPVPKQRHTKSKRNRRRSHIKLTIPTLNKCPKCAKPVLPHVACLSCGFYKGKEVIDVMKKLTKKERKAKEREMAEKEAEAKKDKPLTAEELSKN
- the nusB gene encoding transcription antitermination factor NusB, producing MASRHLSRSIVLQALYEWDFFNKKNNLEKIVEKDIEEMGPGLEDKSFIWELTAGVVENFEALNKIIEQAAPEWPVDQISIVDRNILRIGLYELLYGSKEAVPPKVAINESIELGKTFGGENSGKFINGVLGTVYKQAGITEPDEKDEDNGDNEKKDDDEKI
- the rnc gene encoding ribonuclease III, producing MMKKFEKFEKEIGVNFKNKDLLTQAFCHRSYLNENTDFNLSNNERLEFLGDAVLELIITENLYVNQPEKSEGELTNWRAALVNTNMLSKIAGELGYNDFLLLSKGEEKEKGKARQCILANTFEAVLGAIYLDQGIEVCRKFIEKNLLKELSNIEKNELFKDDKSRFQEESQERAGITPIYKVLGEEGPDHDKVFTIGVFLDKELVAKDTGSSKQEAEIKAAKKALEVKNWK
- the rpsP gene encoding 30S ribosomal protein S16; this translates as MLVIRLLRKGRKNQPFFKIVVTDKKNAPRGGRFVEEVGFWNPKTKEKTLNGDRIKHWISMGAKPSETVYNLLIVGKIIEGKKTAVHKKSRPEAHRPLDDKKKPAEGGTAPVAEAKKEEKPAEAVAQ
- a CDS encoding RNA-binding protein is translated as MTKEANDKEFLEYMVKALVDHPEDVVVDRKVDEMGVLLSLKVNSEDMGQIIGKAGSIARSIRSLVRIVGLKNHARVNLKIEEPEGGRTSAPSHSAVKKETGDFEELSL
- a CDS encoding tRNA (guanosine(37)-N1)-methyltransferase TrmD; this encodes MRFDIITIFPNIFDSYLKETFIKKAQDKKIINIKIHNLRDWAFDRHQTVDGRPFGGGLGMVIKLEPIYKAVSSLIKCKAKNEKLKINRKTKVILFTPRGEKFNQQMAYKLSKFDRLIMICGRYEGVDERVAEHIADVEISIGDYDLMGGELPAMIVMETITRLKPGVIGKPEFLKERVAKNKKFLEYPQYVRPEVFLPDKKSRGWKAPKVLLSGNHKDIEAWKAEHGKEIGN
- the rpmG gene encoding 50S ribosomal protein L33 — translated: MATKKKPFVKLQCSECKEVNYYTHKSKGIATEKLELKKFCSSCRKSVVHKEAKK